A single genomic interval of Alteromonas sp. CI.11.F.A3 harbors:
- a CDS encoding RNA methyltransferase, giving the protein MSSLSLSKQTVSIGLVNPKNPVNVASILRAAGCYGVSSVFYTGYRYRIAKNFNADTKAFHKKIPTIGVDDLKEVVPENASVVAIELVEGALPLPEFKHPENAMYIFGPEDGSLDKSVLEWCDHVVYIPTYSCMNLAATANVVLYDRLAKSEYISGNSLIRESRDNNNQSKL; this is encoded by the coding sequence GTGAGTTCCCTTTCGCTATCAAAGCAAACAGTGAGTATCGGGTTAGTAAACCCGAAAAATCCCGTAAACGTTGCCTCTATCTTAAGAGCGGCAGGTTGTTACGGTGTATCAAGCGTGTTTTACACCGGATACCGATACCGTATTGCGAAGAACTTTAATGCTGATACGAAGGCTTTCCATAAAAAGATCCCTACTATCGGCGTTGATGACTTAAAAGAGGTCGTGCCCGAGAATGCAAGTGTAGTAGCCATAGAGCTAGTAGAAGGTGCATTACCTTTACCAGAATTCAAACATCCCGAAAATGCAATGTACATTTTCGGACCAGAAGATGGCAGTCTAGATAAAAGCGTACTTGAGTGGTGTGACCATGTTGTCTACATACCTACTTATTCGTGTATGAATCTAGCTGCTACCGCTAACGTCGTACTTTACGACCGTTTAGCAAAATCAGAGTATATCTCAGGTAATAGCCTCATACGTGAGAGCCGGGATAATAATAATCAATCAAAACTATAA
- a CDS encoding PEP-CTERM/exosortase system-associated acyltransferase, with the protein MKKRVATSLNKLKTIHSHISSNLKKLRNKRKKKQMDELSSFFFSRYSLVVAQNNEDRETCFSTRHKVYCEEMNFEKERSTGLEIDRYDDYSVNCYIKHLPTGDCAGTIRIIMPAIRNQALPLEEKCIHAIEDKALVPAQLGRTSICEISRLAIPKSFRVRQLKAKAPFKPSGKQKVSKAESVLLEHIPYLSLALYFIALSICVEQEMEYAYVLMEPKLARRLKMFGFNFERLGDPIDYNGLRAVYRIKPQSIENELTPALRSFLLRIKNDLAGSLTENMFGATTKAEEEFTASKAA; encoded by the coding sequence TTGAAAAAACGTGTCGCTACTTCACTAAATAAATTAAAAACAATTCATAGCCATATTTCTTCTAACTTGAAGAAGTTGAGAAACAAAAGAAAGAAAAAACAGATGGATGAACTATCAAGTTTTTTCTTTAGTCGTTACTCACTTGTGGTCGCACAAAACAACGAAGACCGAGAGACATGTTTCAGCACAAGACACAAAGTTTATTGTGAAGAAATGAACTTCGAAAAAGAGCGTTCTACGGGATTAGAAATTGATAGATATGATGACTATTCTGTTAATTGTTATATCAAACACTTACCAACAGGGGATTGTGCAGGAACGATTCGTATCATCATGCCTGCTATTCGCAATCAAGCCCTTCCGCTGGAAGAAAAGTGTATCCATGCCATTGAAGATAAAGCGTTAGTACCCGCTCAACTTGGTAGAACTTCTATTTGTGAAATCTCTCGTTTAGCCATTCCTAAATCGTTTAGAGTTAGACAGCTTAAAGCTAAAGCGCCGTTCAAACCCTCTGGTAAACAGAAAGTGAGTAAAGCGGAAAGCGTTTTACTGGAACATATTCCTTATTTATCCTTGGCGCTTTACTTCATAGCTCTGAGTATTTGCGTTGAACAGGAAATGGAATATGCCTATGTATTGATGGAACCTAAATTGGCTCGCCGATTAAAAATGTTTGGGTTTAATTTTGAACGTTTGGGCGACCCGATTGACTATAATGGCTTACGTGCGGTGTATCGAATCAAGCCTCAATCTATAGAGAATGAATTAACGCCAGCGCTACGTAGCTTTTTATTGCGGATTAAAAATGATCTTGCGGGCAGCTTAACTGAAAATATGTTTGGCGCCACTACGAAAGCAGAGGAAGAGTTTACTGCCAGTAAAGCGGCATAG